The genomic region TCTGCAAAATCTCTAGTGCCAAGTGGCCGTGTCTGATTGGGTATGTTTTTTTACCAGAGGTGCAAGTTAGTGGATGGTGGAGTTAACGTCTACAAGTTCATGGACTAAATCATCACCGACCGCGCAAGTTTATGGACCCCCGGTGCTTTTACCTCTGGATGTTAGGTGTCCTTCCCTTAACCACTACCTAAAACCAGTTCATCCAGGTCTCATTAAATCCATTTTTTCTAGAATATGGAAAAGAGAATCCGAGATCATTTTGTCATAAGCCTTTTCAAAATAAAATCCAGAGATCGTTGATCTTTGTAATTCAGATGGTAACATTTCTACTACTTGAGTAATAGTACAAGTTTTAGCATGCACAGAAAGCAATACAGATCAAGCTGGCCGTGTATAGGCCGTGTCCAAGCAGTGGCGGCGCTGGGGTCTTCCGGGGACTTCCTTGGAATACCATAGATTTTCGCCTAAAAAACTACTAGGTATAAATATATATTTGGCCTACGAATGCAGCCTAAACACTCCACCTTACCCACGCACAGGACCAGGCCAACTTGCTCGGCGTCTGGTTAGGCGcgcgtgttggggatcgtagcagaaatttaaaattttctatgcatcaccaagatcaatctatggagtaatctagcaacaaggggaaggggagtgcatctacatacccttgtagatcgccaaGCGAAAGCGTTGCAAGAaggcggatgaaggagtcgtactcgcagcgattcagatcgcagttgattccgatctaagcgccgaacaacggcgcctccgtgttcaatacacgtgcagcccggtgacgtctctcacgccttgatccagcaaggggagaaggagaggttggggaagattccatcagcagcaacacgacgacgtggtggtgaaggaggagcatggcaatcttgcagggcttcgccaagcaccgcgggagaggaggaggacttgggagaggtgAAGGGCAgcaccagaacttgggtgcggctgccctcccaccccccacatatatataggggcaagggagatggggcccggccccctcagatccaatctgaggagggggcggcggccaggggggttgccttgccccccaaggcaaggggggcgcccccctttagggttcccccaaaccctaggcgcatgggccctagggggcgaggcgcccagcccactaaggggatggtccctctccacacatagcccatagggccctccggggcaggtggaccctcccggtggacccccggaaccccttcggtggtcccggtacaataccgataaccccccgaattattccggtgaccgtatgatgacttcccttatataaatctttacctccggaccattccggaactcctcatgacgtccgggaactcatccgggactccgaacaacattcggtaaccacgtacatctattccctataaccctagcgtcatcgaaccttaagtgtgtagaccctacgggctcgggagtcatgcagacatggccgagacaactctccggtcaataaccaacagtgggatctggatacccatgttggctcccacatgctccactatgatctcatcggatgaaccacgatgtcaaggattcaatcaatcccgtatacaattccctttgtctatcggtacgatacttgcccgagattcgatcgtcggtatcccgataccttgttcaatctcgttaccggcaagtctctttactcgttccgtaacacatcatcctgtgatcaactccttggtcacattgtgcatattatgatgatgtcctaccgagtgggcccagagatacctctccgttacacggagtgacaaatcccagtctcgattcgtgccaacccaacagacactttcggagatacccgtagtgcacctttatagccacccagttatgttgtgacgtttggcacacccaaagcactcctacggtatccgggagttgcacaatctcatggtctaaggaaatgatacttgacattagaaaaactttagcatacgaactacacgatcttgtgctaggcttaggattgggtcttgtccatcacatcattctcctaatgatgtgatcccgttatcaacgacatccaatgtccatggtcaggttacgtaaccatctattgatcaacgagctagtcaactaaaggcttactagggacatggtgttgtctatgtatccacacatgtatctgagtttcctatcaatacaattctagcatggataataaacgattgtcatgaacaatgaaatataatataataataactaatttattattgcctctagggcatatttccaacagcgcgaGCAGTCGAGGTCGAGCGCCCTCGATTCAATTGATCCCCTTACCCAATTTCCCTAACCTAGCTCTGCTGAAGGCGGCCGGCCCTCTCCTGCCCCTCCATCGAGGTCCAGCTCTGGTGGCCAGGCCGGCCATCTCCAGCCTCTCCGTCGCCCCTCCGGTCGGCCCTCTCCCTCCCCCGCCCTCACCCTCCGGCCCTCTCCTCCCGTCATCTATCCTCCACCCAGTTCTGCGCTCTGCCGTCTGCCTCTACGGCTCAAGCGCTCCGCAAGAAATATTTGAAtacaccgatgacttgagtagagcTTTGCAAAAAAAGATCAAGATATTGTTAATGATATGGAGATTGTTGAGCTAACAAAGCTACacttgcaatgcttgtgagaagATGAAGAATGGAATGTTTTTCTTTAGAATGTCACTTCTTTTTGTGTAAAGCACAAGATCAAAGTTGTTGACATGGAGGCTCCTTAGTATCCCGCTGGGAGACCAAAAAGTGGGTTCTTTAGTGGCACAGAGAATTACCATTGCTTCAAGGTTGAAATGTTTGTGGGTGTCATTGATAGGAAACTTCAAGAGTTGGATGCAAGATTTGATGAGGTAAACACTAAACTACTTACTTGCATGGCAGCATTCAATCCACGTGATTCATTCGCTGCTTATGATAAAGATAAGTTGGTTAGGCTTGCCAGAAAGTTCTATGCTAAAGATTTCACAAATGATGAATTGTCAAGACTTCCATGGCAATTAAGCATGAACATTTCTCGTGTGCGTATGGATAAAAGGTTTAGCAATTTGAAGAATCTATGTGAGCTTTCAGTTCTTTTGAGACAAGAAAGAATGAACAATATCACATTGTTTACAAACTTCTTTAGTTGGTGCTCATTCTTCCGGTAGCCACTGCTAGCGTTGAGAGGGTATTTTCCTCAATGAAATACGTGAAGAATACACTAAGAAACAAAATGGGTGATGAATATTGAACAATTGCTTGGTTACATTCATTGAGAGAGAATTCTTCAAACAAGCGAAAGATGAGGATGTCATCAACCTCTTCCAAAAAGGGGATCGTAAAGCTATATTGTAATTTCTTTGGTTGTTTGTAATCTTCATCAAATGTATGGTCATTGAGTCATTGATGTTGCCATCTTACTGTACATTTATCGTTCTATTATATTGCTTTGGCAAATTTACTCAGTACTAACAAATTCCTGGCTCCAAGGCTGCTGCGCTTGCGCCATAGGTCGCCGATGAAGCTTCTCCCTGTAGGTCCGGATCCTAACAGAAACCATCGGATCCTAACGAAACCAACCCACCACCGGGGCTCACGCCGTCGTCGTGACGCTTCCGCCTATTAAAggtgaccgccgccgccgccgcgcacagCCCACTCCACTACGACAGGAAAGAAACGCAAGGGAAATGTCAACCAGCACGTTTGCAACCTCGGCCCGCGCGCTCCAGCACATCATTTCAACAGCCGGTGCCTCCCGCAGAGCGGCCACGAGCCCTCGCCGTCCGTCGTCTCTACGCTTCGCCGGCCGAGGAGGCGCGCCGCTGCAGGTCCCGAGCCTCCTTATTAGGTCATCCCGCTGCAAGCCGGACGTCTCAGCGGCGGTCGTCTACAGGGTGAAGCTGGTGACCCCGGGAGGGCGGGAGTACGAGCTGGAGGCGCCGGACGACGCCTACATCCTCGACACGGCCGAGAGCGCCGGCATGGAGCTGCCGTGCGCGTGCCGCGCCGGGGCGTGCTACAAATGCGCCGGCAAGGTCGAGGCCGGCACGGTCCACCGGGCGGACGGGTCGCTCCTCCACGGCAGGCTGCAGGAGGAAGGCTACGTGCTCATCTGCGTGTCGTGCCCCAGGTCCGACTGCGTCATCCATACCCACAAGGAGGATGACCTTTGGTGAGAACCTCTGGCGATACTTGATTGCTGGGGCTTCCACATGACAGCCTCTGGCGATCGATTGTCAGCTCGATGCATGTTGGCATGTTGGTGCTTGAACCAGCAAAAATAATAAAAAGCTTTGCTGGGTAGCTTCCTCGCGAAGAAGAAGGATAAAAGGCTGTGTTGTCTAGCTTCGTCGATCTTTGGTTAATAATATTGAAAAACAGCAAGGGCGTCGCGTTGTAGACgatgaacacatatgcaatgcAGGAAATGCAGTATAGATATGAAAGACACGTATGCAGGGATGAAGCCTTGTTGATCTACTATTCAATCTCACATGAATACATTTTTCCGGAAAATACCGTAAGAGTTTACCCCGTCATGTACATGCAAACGGTAAAAAGAAACAAGTATGGTATACGAAACAATTACAGGGGTTTTATGGGGTCATTTTAACTTGGGATTGTGATTGGTTCAAGGGTGAGCGAGGGGCCCCACCCACCTGAAaatgggtgggtgggggggggggggggggatatggagAGAATTAAGATTAGAGGAAGGGGTTCGTGAACATCCTGTAACTGATCCGTGCGTTTAGGAATTTCGTTGTAGCAGCGCCTAGTCTCCCCCGAAAGCTGTTACGTAAATCTACATAACTAGCGGGGTAGGCTAGGCTCAATACATATTTTATTTTGTCTTCAGGATGTTACAAAGGTCGATGCATACTATTTTACTTTTAATTATATTGTCTTGAAGTTATGTTCTTTCTGCAATGAAGTGTCATTTAACAATATATCCATAATATATGTCTTGTGGAAACATGATTGCATTTTTATACAAATCTTCTGATGATTGTATGGGGATTTTTGGCAAGGCCGGGGATAAAAATTGATGTTATTCGAGTTTGTGATCTATCTTGTGAAAGCATTCACTTTCATATTGATCTTTAACTTCCTTCCTCCACTCCTCCTCATCGAGAAATGTCTATCTCTCCAACGATATATATTAGTTATGAATCATCTCATAAGATATCAAATCCAAATATTAATGGTCACATATGA from Triticum aestivum cultivar Chinese Spring chromosome 4A, IWGSC CS RefSeq v2.1, whole genome shotgun sequence harbors:
- the LOC123082754 gene encoding ferredoxin, root R-B1-like, coding for MSTSTFATSARALQHIISTAGASRRAATSPRRPSSLRFAGRGGAPLQVPSLLIRSSRCKPDVSAAVVYRVKLVTPGGREYELEAPDDAYILDTAESAGMELPCACRAGACYKCAGKVEAGTVHRADGSLLHGRLQEEGYVLICVSCPRSDCVIHTHKEDDLW